Proteins encoded by one window of Megachile rotundata isolate GNS110a chromosome 10, iyMegRotu1, whole genome shotgun sequence:
- the sas gene encoding stranded at second isoform X3, which produces MRIQERCFLHAVVGLCLLGGVALLSSAQEVEPRTQTTIGSIVEEVPGVEPLRSEKNETVERKSEYPAKDQDSKTTVEPKKKPVDFKIKTDQKYQKAIKDDDSKRGETSEPATTTSMSTAEETTTKSIDLASVTIPFLFRGEPIVTPSNETILRELSMVSSSPSTLENTGSTTEARAMEDTAQFRGRALNISAPEPTNSLHSNITDLSDVSMDDDDKEVEGGEYVALHNETAINISSTLLPMVTVCVEGNHTYSIGEKIVRGCEEKCVCGEGGVAMDCKPLCSSPYVRANRGIEDPLCQEKLVSEEPCCAILVCAADSAPEPEETCVFGNKTVMRGQRVEDGCSRICICEAGGNLKCQARCPPNDTTSATNQHDRCVVLTDPRDSCCTITLCDVTLGDHEIRPETSNDLTVNLTDVKVLNSTAIKLKLSAKNPQDVTVEISDNNHVWRQQKPDREGILSNLEPAHSYYVRVIEGSRTGPALQVFLPAEVVKTNISDKMADKNSCSHMGKTYKMGAEWYDECISFCTCVEGGKTECLTIECPTDFGLDVLDPHCLDWETVPPNFIPKPPHCCPQEVRCRNNGSCNYEGNMYDNWSELPTNVTGCEKRCYCEMGNVSCQAACPPVPALPPATLPCPQYQVALMHLPNDECCLEWGCSHSSSQLPGTNATPAFPGPLATDTFDSKRPTNNSGSTGPSQQPGRGTSKDVVNAHTDTTTTHGLFHYPMDPGHPTVPYNGPYSPDYKPTHPTVEDVFHLSPHTEKPPMIPKEKSKSKADAKKPVEPIAKPHKDDYFPGPLAPDKFPDKSLLPVNANENQPFIPTPLNPNKLPPTQKIAHPTDHPQFIPLNPHHDGPGFANVPQNGFNAPLDNSATGPAYVPSILAADGLDPNVIVPVNPKKKTPSGDAFDADKGKHPGGLATRPKPNPEQEVLPEELYHLINLQHPGLVQLDHNPPEGHPGLYDIHQQISGQKHTPNNQIQPGYFGPSASGPKKPMKPPHVYTQKNENGQTTYHIHTPDIPNTPQQIEELLAHIGQHDPNPGPFQHYPGQPAIPHNVPPAAPAATLHIDAHIPHSGLTHLNHPFAAQTPNQSGMEHNVPSGFPLPGTIPGFPAASSADEVTVQILEALDEHTVRLVFTVPQVLVGLHGRVELRYTNDKTNFDVSTWKSQVFAPPNDLIATPQLEFELGDLKPSTEYKVKITVKLKDLANSPTSKIYSVRTLEKRAEATTLPPQIPIDAELQATEVNSTWVNVMWRTFTEYELQFIDGVQLRYKEQGNKMYAATPLIHRAVQNYVIENLKPSTTYDVGIYFVPFPGQLTELISEKTIRVTTSMEPDPYSFDVKVEIKTIKSTDVEVTWSGVPYPEDKYVNIYRAIYQSDSGKEDTSTFKIAKRDSHPKTVISDLKPGTRYRLWLEVYLTNGRIKKSNVQDFVTKPGILLPGTVSHQAGKLASLPLHESDYYGPLVVVAIVASLAILSTLILLMMLMKRRTSSKADISSRKTTSAYDNPSYKTCEDAVNGISNGRNKHSDHEMATINVKETA; this is translated from the exons ATGCGTATCCAGGAAAGATGTTTTCTGCACGCGGTCGTAGGACTTTGCCTGTTAGGCGGAGTCGCCCTGTTGTCGTCGGCCCAAGAAGTTGAGCCACGGACACAAACCACCATCG GTAGCATCGTCGAGGAGGTGCCAGGTGTCGAACCGCTTCGCAGCGAAAAGAACGAAACCGTCGAGCGGAAGTCCGAGTACCCTGCTAAAGACCAGGACTCCAAGACAACGGTAGAGCCGAAAAAGAAACCGGTAGATTTCAAGATCAAAACCGATCAGAAGTACCAGAAAGCTATCAAAGACGATGACTCGAAACGAGGAGAAACGAGCGAGCCCGCAACGACTACCTCGATGTCGACAGCGGAAGAGACTACGACAAAGTCGATAGACCTTGCATCCGTTACGATTCCCTTTCTGTTTCGTGGCGAACCTATCGTAACTCCGTCGAACGAAACGATCTTGAGAGAATTGTCGATGGTGAGCAGCTCCCCGTCGACGTTAGAGAACACCGGTAGCACTACAGAAGCTCGGGCAATGGAAGATACCGCTCAGTTTAGAGGTAGAGCCCTCAACATCTCGGCACCGGAACCAACGAACTCCTTGCACTCGAATATCACCGACCTGAGCGACGTTAGCATGGACGACGACGACAAAGAAGTCGAAG GTGGCGAGTACGTAGCTCTTCACAACGAAACTGCCATAAATATCTCTTCGACGCTACTGCCAATGGTGACGGTATGCGTAGAGGGAAATCATACTTATTCGATCGGCGAGAAGATCGTGAGGGGCTGCGAGGAAAAATGCGTGTGCGGCGAGGGCGGCGTGGCAATGGATTGCAAACCACTTTGCAGTTCGCCATATGTCAGGGCAAATAGAGGAATCGAGGACCCGTTGTGCCAAGAAAAGCTGGTCAGCGAAGAACCGTGCTGCGCGATTTTGGTCTGCGCTGCTGATTCGG CACCCGAACCGGAGGAAACTTGCGTGTTCGGGAACAAAACAGTGATGAGAGGCCAACGCGTAGAGGATGGCTGTTCGAGAATCTGCATCTGCGAAGCCGGCGGTAACCTAAAGTGTCAAGCGAGGTGTCCACCGAACGACACGACCTCCGCGACCAATCAGCACGACCGTTGCGTTGTCCTCACCGATCCAAG AGACTCTTGCTGCACGATCACCCTCTGCGACGTCACTCTAGGTGACCACGAGATTAGGCCGGAAACCTCGAACGACCTGACCGTGAACCTTACCGACGTGAAGGTCCTCAATTCGACGGCGATCAAGCTAAAGTTGTCCGCGAAGAATCCTCAAGACGTCACCGTAGAAATATCCGACAACAATCACGTGTGGAGGCAGCAGAAACCCGACAGAG AGGGTATCTTGTCGAATTTGGAACCCGCCCACTCGTACTATGTGCGAGTGATCGAAGGAAGTCGAACAGGCCCGGCCCTGCAGGTCTTTCTTCCCGCGGAAGTGGTCAAGACGAACATCTCGGACAAAATGGCAGACAAAAATTCCTGCAGCCACATGGGGAAAACGTACAAGATGGGAGCCGAATGGTACGACGAATGCATTTCTTTCTGCACCTGCGTAGAGGGTGGCAAGACGGAGTGCTTGACCATCGAGTGCCCCACGGATTTTGGACTGGACGTTTTGGACCCCCACTGCTTGGACTGGGAAACTGTACCTCCTAATTTCATCCCAAAACCCCCACACTGTTGTCCTCAG GAAGTGCGATGTAGAAATAATGGGTCTTGCAATTACGAGGGCAACATGTACGACAACTGGAGCGAGTTGCCCACGAACGTGACCGGATGCGAGAAACGATGTTACTGCGAGATGGGAAATGTATCCTGTCAGGCTGCTTGTCCACCGGTCCCAGCATTGCCACCTGCGACTCTGCCTTGTCCTCAGTACCAGGTTGCCTTGATGCATTTGCCTAATGACGAGTGCTGTCTGGAATGGGGTTGCAGTCATTCGTCCAGTCAGCTACCAG GAACGAACGCGACGCCCGCGTTCCCGGGCCCCTTAGCCACAGACACGTTCGATAGCAAAAGACCGACTAACAACTCGGGATCGACCGGGCCCAGCCAGCAACCGGGACGTGGGACTTCGAAAGACGTTGTTAACGCGCACACAGACACCACCACCACCCACGGACTCTTCCATTACCCCATGGACCCTGGACACCCCACGGTACCGTACAACGGACCGTACAGTCCCGACTACAAACCCACTCATCCCACCGTAGAGGATGTGTTCCACTTGTCTCCCCACACTGAGAAACCTCCGATGATCCCGAAAGAGAAGTCCAAGTCGAAAGCGGACGCCAAGAAACCGGTCGAGCCTATCGCGAAACCGCACAAAGACGACTACTTTCCTGGACCGTTGGCGCCGGATAAATTCCCCGACAAAAGCCTACTTCCCGTCAACGCGAACGAGAATCAGCCGTTCATACCGACTCCCTTGAATCCTAACAAGCTACCGCCCACTCAGAAAATCGCTCACCCGACGGATCATCCGCAATTCATTCCGCTGAATCCACACCACGATGGACCAGGATTCGCGAACGTTCCTCAAAACGGTTTTAACGCGCCGCTCGACAATTCCGCGACAGGCCCCGCTTATGTCCCTTCCATACTAGCCGCGGATGGTCTCGATCCTAACGTGATCGTTCCCGTGAATCCTAAGAAGAAAACTCCCTCGGGCGACGCGTTCGACGCGGACAAGGGTAAACATCCGGGAGGATTGGCCACTAGACCGAAACCGAATCCCGAACAAGAGGTACTTCCCGAAGAATTGTATCATCTTATTAATCTGCAACACCCAGGGTTGGTACAACTGGACCATAATCCACCCGAAGGCCACCCAGGCTTGTACGATATCCATCAACAGATATCGGGTCAGAAACACACGCCCAACAATCAAATTCAACCAGGGTACTTTGGTCCGTCGGCCAGTGGTCCGAAGAAGCCCATGAAGCCTCCTCACGTTTACACGCAAAAGAACGAAAACGGCCAGACGACGTATCACATTCACACGCCAGACATACCGAACACGCCACAGCAGATCGAGGAACTGTTAGCACACATCGGCCAACACGATCCTAATCCTGGACCGTTCCAACACTATCCCGGCCAACCGGCCATACCCCATAACGTGCCACCGGCTGCTCCGGCCGCTACTCTTCACATTGACGCTCACATACCGCATTCAGGACTCACGCACTTGAACCATCCGTTCGCAGCACAAACGCCCAACCAGTCAG GCATGGAACATAACGTACCATCAGGTTTCCCGTTGCCTGGTACCATCCCAGGATTCCCTGCTGCTTCTTCCGCGGACGAAGTCACCGTACAGATCCTCGAAGCCCTGGATGAGCACACCGTTCGTCTGGTTTTCACCGTTCCACAAGTTTTGGTCGGGCTTCATGGCCGTGTCGAGCTGCGATACACCAACGATAAAAC AAACTTTGACGTCTCCACCTGGAAGTCCCAAGTATTCGCTCCTCCGAATGACCTGATCGCGACCCCACAGCTAGAGTTCGAATTAGGCGATCTGAAGCCATCCACCGAGTACAAGGTGAAGATCACGGTCAAGTTAAAGGATCTGGCCAACAGTCCTACCAGCAAGATCTACAGCGTGAGGACATTGGAGAAGAGAGCCGAGGCGACCACGCTACCACCTCAGATACCGATCGACGCTGAACTTCAAGCAACAGAGGTCAATTCTACCTGGGTCAACGTAATGTGGAGGACGTTTACCGAATACGAGTTGCAGTTCATCGACGGTGTTCAGCTAAGGTACAAGGAGCAAGGAAACAAGATGTACGCTGCCACACCGTTGATCCACAGGGCGGTTCAGAATTACGTgatcgaaaatttgaaaccgTCGACCACTTACGATGTTGGTATTTACTTCGTGCCATTCCCGGGGCAATTGACGGAACTAATCAGCGAGAAGACG ATTCGCGTGACCACGTCGATGGAACCAGACCCGTATTCGTTCGACGTCAAGGTAGAAATTAAGACGATCAAATCAACGGATGTGGAGGTGACGTGGAGCGGAGTGCCTTACCCAGAAGACAAATACGTGAACATCTATAGGGCGATCTATCAAAGCGACAGCGGTAAAGAGGATACGAGTACGTTCAAGATCGCCAAGAGAGATTCCCACCCGAAGACCGTGATCAGCGACCTGAAACCGGGCACCAGGTATCGTCTGTGGCTCGAGGTTTACTTGACCAACGGAAGGATCAAGAAAAGTAACGTACAGGACTTTGTTACCAAGCCTGGCATACTCCTACCTGGTACGGTCTCTCATCAAG CAGGAAAGCTTGCGTCGCTCCCCCTTCACGAAAGTGATTATTATGGGCCCTTGGTAGTAGTGGCCATTGTCGCATCTCTAGCGATCTTGTCGACTCTAATTCTTTTGATGATGCTAATGAAAAGAAGAACTAGCAGTAAGGCTGACATATCCTCCCGTAAAACCACGTCGGCGTACGACAATCCTTCCTACAAG ACCTGTGAGGACGCTGTGAACGGAATATCGAACGGTAGGAACAAACATTCTGATCACGAGATGGCCACCATCAACGTTAAAGAGACCGCTTga
- the sas gene encoding stranded at second isoform X2 translates to MRIQERCFLHAVVGLCLLGGVALLSSAQEVEPRTQTTIGSIVEEVPGVEPLRSEKNETVERKSEYPAKDQDSKTTVEPKKKPVDFKIKTDQKYQKAIKDDDSKRGETSEPATTTSMSTAEETTTKSIDLASVTIPFLFRGEPIVTPSNETILRELSMVSSSPSTLENTGSTTEARAMEDTAQFRGRALNISAPEPTNSLHSNITDLSDVSMDDDDKEVEGGEYVALHNETAINISSTLLPMVTVCVEGNHTYSIGEKIVRGCEEKCVCGEGGVAMDCKPLCSSPYVRANRGIEDPLCQEKLVSEEPCCAILVCAADSAPEPEETCVFGNKTVMRGQRVEDGCSRICICEAGGNLKCQARCPPNDTTSATNQHDRCVVLTDPRDSCCTITLCDVTLGDHEIRPETSNDLTVNLTDVKVLNSTAIKLKLSAKNPQDVTVEISDNNHVWRQQKPDREGILSNLEPAHSYYVRVIEGSRTGPALQVFLPAEVVKTNISDKMADKNSCSHMGKTYKMGAEWYDECISFCTCVEGGKTECLTIECPTDFGLDVLDPHCLDWETVPPNFIPKPPHCCPQEVRCRNNGSCNYEGNMYDNWSELPTNVTGCEKRCYCEMGNVSCQAACPPVPALPPATLPCPQYQVALMHLPNDECCLEWGCSHSSSQLPGTNATPAFPGPLATDTFDSKRPTNNSGSTGPSQQPGRGTSKDVVNAHTDTTTTHGLFHYPMDPGHPTVPYNGPYSPDYKPTHPTVEDVFHLSPHTEKPPMIPKEKSKSKADAKKPVEPIAKPHKDDYFPGPLAPDKFPDKSLLPVNANENQPFIPTPLNPNKLPPTQKIAHPTDHPQFIPLNPHHDGPGFANVPQNGFNAPLDNSATGPAYVPSILAADGLDPNVIVPVNPKKKTPSGDAFDADKGKHPGGLATRPKPNPEQEVLPEELYHLINLQHPGLVQLDHNPPEGHPGLYDIHQQISGQKHTPNNQIQPGYFGPSASGPKKPMKPPHVYTQKNENGQTTYHIHTPDIPNTPQQIEELLAHIGQHDPNPGPFQHYPGQPAIPHNVPPAAPAATLHIDAHIPHSGLTHLNHPFAAQTPNQSGSSLFGMEHNVPSGFPLPGTIPGFPAASSADEVTVQILEALDEHTVRLVFTVPQVLVGLHGRVELRYTNDKTNFDVSTWKSQVFAPPNDLIATPQLEFELGDLKPSTEYKVKITVKLKDLANSPTSKIYSVRTLEKRAEATTLPPQIPIDAELQATEVNSTWVNVMWRTFTEYELQFIDGVQLRYKEQGNKMYAATPLIHRAVQNYVIENLKPSTTYDVGIYFVPFPGQLTELISEKTIRVTTSMEPDPYSFDVKVEIKTIKSTDVEVTWSGVPYPEDKYVNIYRAIYQSDSGKEDTSTFKIAKRDSHPKTVISDLKPGTRYRLWLEVYLTNGRIKKSNVQDFVTKPGILLPGTVSHQGKLASLPLHESDYYGPLVVVAIVASLAILSTLILLMMLMKRRTSSKADISSRKTTSAYDNPSYKTCEDAVNGISNGRNKHSDHEMATINVKETA, encoded by the exons ATGCGTATCCAGGAAAGATGTTTTCTGCACGCGGTCGTAGGACTTTGCCTGTTAGGCGGAGTCGCCCTGTTGTCGTCGGCCCAAGAAGTTGAGCCACGGACACAAACCACCATCG GTAGCATCGTCGAGGAGGTGCCAGGTGTCGAACCGCTTCGCAGCGAAAAGAACGAAACCGTCGAGCGGAAGTCCGAGTACCCTGCTAAAGACCAGGACTCCAAGACAACGGTAGAGCCGAAAAAGAAACCGGTAGATTTCAAGATCAAAACCGATCAGAAGTACCAGAAAGCTATCAAAGACGATGACTCGAAACGAGGAGAAACGAGCGAGCCCGCAACGACTACCTCGATGTCGACAGCGGAAGAGACTACGACAAAGTCGATAGACCTTGCATCCGTTACGATTCCCTTTCTGTTTCGTGGCGAACCTATCGTAACTCCGTCGAACGAAACGATCTTGAGAGAATTGTCGATGGTGAGCAGCTCCCCGTCGACGTTAGAGAACACCGGTAGCACTACAGAAGCTCGGGCAATGGAAGATACCGCTCAGTTTAGAGGTAGAGCCCTCAACATCTCGGCACCGGAACCAACGAACTCCTTGCACTCGAATATCACCGACCTGAGCGACGTTAGCATGGACGACGACGACAAAGAAGTCGAAG GTGGCGAGTACGTAGCTCTTCACAACGAAACTGCCATAAATATCTCTTCGACGCTACTGCCAATGGTGACGGTATGCGTAGAGGGAAATCATACTTATTCGATCGGCGAGAAGATCGTGAGGGGCTGCGAGGAAAAATGCGTGTGCGGCGAGGGCGGCGTGGCAATGGATTGCAAACCACTTTGCAGTTCGCCATATGTCAGGGCAAATAGAGGAATCGAGGACCCGTTGTGCCAAGAAAAGCTGGTCAGCGAAGAACCGTGCTGCGCGATTTTGGTCTGCGCTGCTGATTCGG CACCCGAACCGGAGGAAACTTGCGTGTTCGGGAACAAAACAGTGATGAGAGGCCAACGCGTAGAGGATGGCTGTTCGAGAATCTGCATCTGCGAAGCCGGCGGTAACCTAAAGTGTCAAGCGAGGTGTCCACCGAACGACACGACCTCCGCGACCAATCAGCACGACCGTTGCGTTGTCCTCACCGATCCAAG AGACTCTTGCTGCACGATCACCCTCTGCGACGTCACTCTAGGTGACCACGAGATTAGGCCGGAAACCTCGAACGACCTGACCGTGAACCTTACCGACGTGAAGGTCCTCAATTCGACGGCGATCAAGCTAAAGTTGTCCGCGAAGAATCCTCAAGACGTCACCGTAGAAATATCCGACAACAATCACGTGTGGAGGCAGCAGAAACCCGACAGAG AGGGTATCTTGTCGAATTTGGAACCCGCCCACTCGTACTATGTGCGAGTGATCGAAGGAAGTCGAACAGGCCCGGCCCTGCAGGTCTTTCTTCCCGCGGAAGTGGTCAAGACGAACATCTCGGACAAAATGGCAGACAAAAATTCCTGCAGCCACATGGGGAAAACGTACAAGATGGGAGCCGAATGGTACGACGAATGCATTTCTTTCTGCACCTGCGTAGAGGGTGGCAAGACGGAGTGCTTGACCATCGAGTGCCCCACGGATTTTGGACTGGACGTTTTGGACCCCCACTGCTTGGACTGGGAAACTGTACCTCCTAATTTCATCCCAAAACCCCCACACTGTTGTCCTCAG GAAGTGCGATGTAGAAATAATGGGTCTTGCAATTACGAGGGCAACATGTACGACAACTGGAGCGAGTTGCCCACGAACGTGACCGGATGCGAGAAACGATGTTACTGCGAGATGGGAAATGTATCCTGTCAGGCTGCTTGTCCACCGGTCCCAGCATTGCCACCTGCGACTCTGCCTTGTCCTCAGTACCAGGTTGCCTTGATGCATTTGCCTAATGACGAGTGCTGTCTGGAATGGGGTTGCAGTCATTCGTCCAGTCAGCTACCAG GAACGAACGCGACGCCCGCGTTCCCGGGCCCCTTAGCCACAGACACGTTCGATAGCAAAAGACCGACTAACAACTCGGGATCGACCGGGCCCAGCCAGCAACCGGGACGTGGGACTTCGAAAGACGTTGTTAACGCGCACACAGACACCACCACCACCCACGGACTCTTCCATTACCCCATGGACCCTGGACACCCCACGGTACCGTACAACGGACCGTACAGTCCCGACTACAAACCCACTCATCCCACCGTAGAGGATGTGTTCCACTTGTCTCCCCACACTGAGAAACCTCCGATGATCCCGAAAGAGAAGTCCAAGTCGAAAGCGGACGCCAAGAAACCGGTCGAGCCTATCGCGAAACCGCACAAAGACGACTACTTTCCTGGACCGTTGGCGCCGGATAAATTCCCCGACAAAAGCCTACTTCCCGTCAACGCGAACGAGAATCAGCCGTTCATACCGACTCCCTTGAATCCTAACAAGCTACCGCCCACTCAGAAAATCGCTCACCCGACGGATCATCCGCAATTCATTCCGCTGAATCCACACCACGATGGACCAGGATTCGCGAACGTTCCTCAAAACGGTTTTAACGCGCCGCTCGACAATTCCGCGACAGGCCCCGCTTATGTCCCTTCCATACTAGCCGCGGATGGTCTCGATCCTAACGTGATCGTTCCCGTGAATCCTAAGAAGAAAACTCCCTCGGGCGACGCGTTCGACGCGGACAAGGGTAAACATCCGGGAGGATTGGCCACTAGACCGAAACCGAATCCCGAACAAGAGGTACTTCCCGAAGAATTGTATCATCTTATTAATCTGCAACACCCAGGGTTGGTACAACTGGACCATAATCCACCCGAAGGCCACCCAGGCTTGTACGATATCCATCAACAGATATCGGGTCAGAAACACACGCCCAACAATCAAATTCAACCAGGGTACTTTGGTCCGTCGGCCAGTGGTCCGAAGAAGCCCATGAAGCCTCCTCACGTTTACACGCAAAAGAACGAAAACGGCCAGACGACGTATCACATTCACACGCCAGACATACCGAACACGCCACAGCAGATCGAGGAACTGTTAGCACACATCGGCCAACACGATCCTAATCCTGGACCGTTCCAACACTATCCCGGCCAACCGGCCATACCCCATAACGTGCCACCGGCTGCTCCGGCCGCTACTCTTCACATTGACGCTCACATACCGCATTCAGGACTCACGCACTTGAACCATCCGTTCGCAGCACAAACGCCCAACCAGTCAGGTTCGTCCCTGTTCG GCATGGAACATAACGTACCATCAGGTTTCCCGTTGCCTGGTACCATCCCAGGATTCCCTGCTGCTTCTTCCGCGGACGAAGTCACCGTACAGATCCTCGAAGCCCTGGATGAGCACACCGTTCGTCTGGTTTTCACCGTTCCACAAGTTTTGGTCGGGCTTCATGGCCGTGTCGAGCTGCGATACACCAACGATAAAAC AAACTTTGACGTCTCCACCTGGAAGTCCCAAGTATTCGCTCCTCCGAATGACCTGATCGCGACCCCACAGCTAGAGTTCGAATTAGGCGATCTGAAGCCATCCACCGAGTACAAGGTGAAGATCACGGTCAAGTTAAAGGATCTGGCCAACAGTCCTACCAGCAAGATCTACAGCGTGAGGACATTGGAGAAGAGAGCCGAGGCGACCACGCTACCACCTCAGATACCGATCGACGCTGAACTTCAAGCAACAGAGGTCAATTCTACCTGGGTCAACGTAATGTGGAGGACGTTTACCGAATACGAGTTGCAGTTCATCGACGGTGTTCAGCTAAGGTACAAGGAGCAAGGAAACAAGATGTACGCTGCCACACCGTTGATCCACAGGGCGGTTCAGAATTACGTgatcgaaaatttgaaaccgTCGACCACTTACGATGTTGGTATTTACTTCGTGCCATTCCCGGGGCAATTGACGGAACTAATCAGCGAGAAGACG ATTCGCGTGACCACGTCGATGGAACCAGACCCGTATTCGTTCGACGTCAAGGTAGAAATTAAGACGATCAAATCAACGGATGTGGAGGTGACGTGGAGCGGAGTGCCTTACCCAGAAGACAAATACGTGAACATCTATAGGGCGATCTATCAAAGCGACAGCGGTAAAGAGGATACGAGTACGTTCAAGATCGCCAAGAGAGATTCCCACCCGAAGACCGTGATCAGCGACCTGAAACCGGGCACCAGGTATCGTCTGTGGCTCGAGGTTTACTTGACCAACGGAAGGATCAAGAAAAGTAACGTACAGGACTTTGTTACCAAGCCTGGCATACTCCTACCTGGTACGGTCTCTCATCAAG GAAAGCTTGCGTCGCTCCCCCTTCACGAAAGTGATTATTATGGGCCCTTGGTAGTAGTGGCCATTGTCGCATCTCTAGCGATCTTGTCGACTCTAATTCTTTTGATGATGCTAATGAAAAGAAGAACTAGCAGTAAGGCTGACATATCCTCCCGTAAAACCACGTCGGCGTACGACAATCCTTCCTACAAG ACCTGTGAGGACGCTGTGAACGGAATATCGAACGGTAGGAACAAACATTCTGATCACGAGATGGCCACCATCAACGTTAAAGAGACCGCTTga